Within Celeribacter marinus, the genomic segment GGTGAGACGCGATTTGCGCATCCGAAGGGGTCTCTTTGAGAACGGGCAGGAAGTAGCGTGACAGACGCATGGGCAGGGCCTCGTGAAAATTATGGTTTTTCATCGTCTAAGCGATTGGACCAGTCCACACAAGGCACGGCGTGCGCCAAACCGCGCGCATCCACCCCAAGATTGCTTGGATCAACTTAATGAAATCGCAATTTTTTGCCGTTAGAGATTTACGTCAATGCTTATGTTTGTGAGGCCGATGCGTGACGTTTTTTGAAAAATTTTTAGTGGGATCTGTCATGCTTTTCAGTCTTGCGATTGCGCCTTTGAGTGTGATGTCGATGTCCTATGGCGCGTCGACGTCTACGTCGGGGCCTGCACTCGCAATCATACCGCCGTGGTTTGACCGCGACGAAACCTTGGCACGCGCGGGCCTCACCGAAATTGCGCCTGTGCGCGCACTCTTTGGCGTCCTCGTCGAAGCCGACCCATCAATCAACCTCGCGACCGTTCGCGACCCTGGAATTTGGGCGCTGCTTGACGGCCGCCTGATCGCCGCCATCTGTGGAGTGGACAATGCCTGAACAAACCCAAACCTTTGAATCAACCCAAGCAGAGGCCGTAAAAGTCCTCGGTTTGGCAACTCTTGCAATATCGGTTGTGATGGTCGCCTTTATCATCTTTGAAAAAGGGAATGTTGTGCTCGCACTCGGGGGAGCGGTGCTATTTAGCGCGGTCGCCCTGATCGCGGGGCGGCTGCCCGCACGCACGTCACGTATTTTGACAGCACAGGCCTTGGTCGGGACCGCAATCACATTTAATGCCGCTCTCATGGGCCATGCGCTTCAAATCGACAGTCACATGCTCTATTTTGCTGTGCTGGCGATGATTGTCGCGATGAATGGTATCCGCGCACTTTTGCTCGCGGCGGGAACGATTGCCGTGCATCACCTCGTCCTCACATTTGCCATGCCTGCATTGGTCTACCCAACGCTCTCGCTCTCATTGAACATCGAGCGCACATTAATGCACGCCGTGATTGTCGTGATGGAAACTGCCGCACTCGCGTACATGATCATCAAACGGATCGAGTTAAACCGTATCCTCGAAGAGGGGAACGCAAAAACGCTTGCCGCAGCCGAGGACGTGCGCCAAGCCCTCGCGAGCGCACAGCAAGAAAAAACACGCGCTGAGGCCGCCCTCACCGAGGCTCAAAAAGCGACAGAACAAGCCGCAGAATCCGGACGCGTTGCACAAGACGCCCTTCGCTCAAACGAAGAAGCCCAACAAGAACGTGACGCTATGCGCGCAGATGAGGAACGCGCACGCACCAATCGCGATCAAGCCCTTGCGCATCTCTTGGATGTGTTCGGCCGCCACCTTGACCAATTGTCATCCGGCGATTTGAGCACGCGCATTAGCACCGATTTGCATCCAGACTACGAGGGACTTCGCACATCATTCAACGACACGGTGACACGTCTTGGACATGCTATGAAAGAAGTACGTGAACAATCAGGGTCAATGCAGGTGCAGTCTGGCGAAATTGCCGCCTCTGCAAATGATCTATCAACGCGCACGGAACGTCAGGCCGCAGCGCTGGCAAATATTGCGCAATCGGTTCAGGAACTCAACGCGTCTCTCAACACTGTCGCCGTCGATTCTGCCGATGCACGCAAACTGGCCGAAGCCACATCGGGCGATGCCGCCGAAGGGTCCGCAATCATGGAACAGGCAGTGCGCGCCATGCGTGGCATTGAAGAAAGCTCGAACGAAATCAACAAAATCACTGGTGTGATTGATGACATCGCGTTTCAGACTAACCTTCTGGCCCTCAATGCAGGGGTCGAGGCCGCCCGCGCCGGCGAGGCAGGCCGCGGCTTTGCCGTCGTCGCATCCGAAGTCCGTGCCCTTGCGCAACGATCATCCGATGCAGCGCGTGAAATCAATTTGTTGATCGGAAAATCGAGCCAACAGGTTTCCAGTGGGGCCGATCTCGTTGACAAAACGGGCCAAGCGTTGGGTGGGATTAAAGAATCCGTGGATAAAATCACGCGTCGATTGCAATCCTCAGCTGATGCAATGACCACACAGTCGCGCCAGCTGTCCGATGTGAATACATCAATTTCTGAGCTTGAGGGTGTCACACAACAAAACACCGCAATGTTTGAGGAAACCACCGC encodes:
- a CDS encoding methyl-accepting chemotaxis protein: MPEQTQTFESTQAEAVKVLGLATLAISVVMVAFIIFEKGNVVLALGGAVLFSAVALIAGRLPARTSRILTAQALVGTAITFNAALMGHALQIDSHMLYFAVLAMIVAMNGIRALLLAAGTIAVHHLVLTFAMPALVYPTLSLSLNIERTLMHAVIVVMETAALAYMIIKRIELNRILEEGNAKTLAAAEDVRQALASAQQEKTRAEAALTEAQKATEQAAESGRVAQDALRSNEEAQQERDAMRADEERARTNRDQALAHLLDVFGRHLDQLSSGDLSTRISTDLHPDYEGLRTSFNDTVTRLGHAMKEVREQSGSMQVQSGEIAASANDLSTRTERQAAALANIAQSVQELNASLNTVAVDSADARKLAEATSGDAAEGSAIMEQAVRAMRGIEESSNEINKITGVIDDIAFQTNLLALNAGVEAARAGEAGRGFAVVASEVRALAQRSSDAAREINLLIGKSSQQVSSGADLVDKTGQALGGIKESVDKITRRLQSSADAMTTQSRQLSDVNTSISELEGVTQQNTAMFEETTAANSLLSNSAQALSDMVSIFVTDATIGMPMTGENDGYAKAS